The following coding sequences are from one Arachis hypogaea cultivar Tifrunner chromosome 7, arahy.Tifrunner.gnm2.J5K5, whole genome shotgun sequence window:
- the LOC112701303 gene encoding NAD-dependent malic enzyme 2, mitochondrial-like translates to MFSAESSLSQLPKLKAMKESVSTKPAIFAMSNPTMNCTAIDAFKHAGGDIVFGSENPFENVYISNGKVGHVNQANMYLFLGIGLGSLLSGARLITNGMLQAAAECLASYMLEEDISKGILYPSVDSIRNVTTEVGAAVFRAAVEDNLAEGHGDVGPKKLAKMSKEETVEYVARNMWYPVYSSLVHEK, encoded by the exons ATGTTTTCAGCTGAAAGCAGTTTGTCTCAA CTACCGAAACTTAAGGCAATGAAAGAATCTGTTTCAACAAAACCTGCTATCTTTGCCATGTCTAACCCCACCATGaat TGCACTGCTATTGATGCTTTTAAGCATGCCGGAGGAGATATCGTATTTGGAAGTGAAAACCCTTTCGAAAATGTATATATTA GTAATGGAAAAGTGGGTCATGTAAATCAAGCCAACATGTATCTGTTCCTAGG AATTGGTCTAGGATCACTTTTGTCAGGTGCTCGGCTAATAACAAATGGAATGTTACAGGCTGCTGCTGAATG CCTTGCTTCATACATGTTAGAGGAAGATATCTCAAAAGGAATCTTGTATCCATCCGTTGATAG CATTCGAAATGTAACAACAGAGGTTGGTGCTGCTGTTTTTCGAGCAGCAGTTGAAGACAACTTGGCAGAAGGGCATGGTGATGTAGGGCCCAAGAAACTTGCAAAAATGTCAAAA GAGGAGACGGTGGAGTACGTCGCAAGAAATATGTGGTACCCTGTGTATTCTTCTCTTGTTCATGAAAAATAG